CGTCTTCCAGGACTTCGCCGCTGCCTTCACGTTCTGCTCCGATGACGACAACCTTGACTTCGTCGAGATCCTTCAGCATCGGTTTTGCCATCGTCGTGTCTTCGATGGCGAAGATCTGCAAACCGCCGGGCAGGATTTCCACTTTGATGGGTTCGCCGCGTCCCGGACCACCGGATTCGTCACCGTGCGAGGCGATCCGCACCGGAGCGGTCCCGGGATTCAATGCGGTGGCATACATCTGGCCTGTGTTTAACGCGTTGCGAATGTCGTCGCAGGAAATACCAAAATTCAGTGACTGGCCGATGCGAAGCGTCATCGTGTTTATGGCGACGACGTTACCCAGCTTGTCAACGAGCGGGCCTCCGCTGTTTCCCGGAGAAATCGGTGCGGTGGTCTGCACCCACTGGCCGGCGTGATCCTGCAGGTTCAGCGTTTCTTCCAGTTCTTTGGCCGATCGAAATCCGCTGACGATGCCTTCGGACGCCGTGAAGTCCAGTCCCAGCGGAGCACCGAACGCTGTGACGCTGGTGCCCTTCGGCGGCAGCTCGTCGGCCAGTTTCAGACCCGGACGTTGAAAGCCGGCTGGCAGGTCAATCTGCAGAATGGCGATGTCGCGTTTTGAATCCAGATGCAGAAAACCGGACACCGGCATGCGCACGGAATCTGTTCCGTTGTCACCCTTAAAGACAACGGACGCTTCCTGAGCACCTTCGATCACATGATAGTTCGTGACGACTCGACCACTGCCGTCCAGCAGAAATCCACTGCCGTTGCCTTCACCTTCTTCAGTTTTGACGTCGACGCGAACGACGTTCGGTTCCACGGCTGCGATCAGATCGACCAGACGGCCGCTGTCCGAGAGTTGCAAGCGGTCGAACCGGGACATGTCGGCGGTCGGAGTACCGGCCAGCCAGCCGGCGGTGTGAGTCGAATCTTTCCAGGTACCGTCTGTCAGAATGAATTCGCCTGACGCCTGCGGCGGATGCGCGACGGCCTTGTCGGACATCAGTCGGATTCGCGTGCTGCTGGACGGATCGAACAACTCGATCATGTCGTTCGTCCGCATGGTTTCAATCAGCGGAAACTGCACATGTCCGCCTGCTGGGGCAGCATGGTAAGGCGCATCCGAAGCCTGGCCGCCGAAGAACCAGTTTTTGTCGCGTCTGGCATAGCCGTTGCCGGACGCCTGTAGCCATGCGACTCGATCCCCGCTGACAGCGTTCGGGTTCACCGCAGGAGAAATGAGCGACGAACGGCCGCTGCCCGAACTGTCGCCCGTCGGTGCATCCGCTCGACTCATCACCGCTGCGCGCGTTCCCGTTCCCTGCGCTGGCGCCGGAGTTGGGGCCGGAGTTGCGTTGCTGGAAGCATCTGCCATCGATGAAGTCGGGGCAGGCGCGGTCGCGGCGATCGCCGGACTGGTCGACTCAGAGGACTTGTTGCCCGCGGGAGTTACGTCCGCGGGAGTTACGTTCGCGGCGTTTGTTGGATTGTCACCAACGATCCAGTCGCCGGGTGAGTTCGTCGGGCTGGAATTTGACGCGCCCGAATCCTCCGGTCGCTGGTCGATTGCGACAATCGACGACCCGGAATTCCCACCGACCTGCAAGAACTCCGCCGCCAGAAACGCCGTCACTCCCAGCAGTACCAGGGCGGCGGCGGCCGCTCCGACGTAGATCAGAGCTTTGTTGCCGGATGACGGACATGCATCGGCACGCTGCCGCACGCGGCGGGCAGCGCGGCGAGCCGAAAGGTCGCGTTCACCCGATCGTTCCGGCCGTCCGGCTTGTCGCGGCGATTCGCGAGTTGACCGGCGTCCGGACGCGACGGATCGTGAATCCGGCTGAGCGGTGGTCTGCTGCTGGCCGGACCGGCTTCGTGCAGTGGATGACCCGGAAGGCGGGCGTTCTCCGCGGGCACCGGCGACACGCACCGGTTCGCCGCAATCCGGACAGCGAATCAGTTTGCCCGCGTGTTCGTCGGCCACGCCAAATCGTTTTCCGCAGGATCCACAGTCAACGATGATTATTGACATTTCCGGCCCCCGAATAGTCGTCTTCGAAAGTCATTTGCACGCAGTGGCCGCGGGAGCAGTGACACCCCACAGGTGGCTCGCCAGGGGCGATCGCTCCGCACCGGACTTTACCACCAGGATCAGCGGCGATCCATAAGGAAGCACCAATCCGGACCGATTTCGCATCGTCCGCCTATTTCATACAGACGTCGCTGTCGTGCGAATCTCCCGCCCCT
The sequence above is a segment of the Planctomycetaceae bacterium genome. Coding sequences within it:
- a CDS encoding S1C family serine protease gives rise to the protein MSIIIVDCGSCGKRFGVADEHAGKLIRCPDCGEPVRVAGARGERPPSGSSTARSRSGQQQTTAQPDSRSVASGRRSTRESPRQAGRPERSGERDLSARRAARRVRQRADACPSSGNKALIYVGAAAAALVLLGVTAFLAAEFLQVGGNSGSSIVAIDQRPEDSGASNSSPTNSPGDWIVGDNPTNAANVTPADVTPAGNKSSESTSPAIAATAPAPTSSMADASSNATPAPTPAPAQGTGTRAAVMSRADAPTGDSSGSGRSSLISPAVNPNAVSGDRVAWLQASGNGYARRDKNWFFGGQASDAPYHAAPAGGHVQFPLIETMRTNDMIELFDPSSSTRIRLMSDKAVAHPPQASGEFILTDGTWKDSTHTAGWLAGTPTADMSRFDRLQLSDSGRLVDLIAAVEPNVVRVDVKTEEGEGNGSGFLLDGSGRVVTNYHVIEGAQEASVVFKGDNGTDSVRMPVSGFLHLDSKRDIAILQIDLPAGFQRPGLKLADELPPKGTSVTAFGAPLGLDFTASEGIVSGFRSAKELEETLNLQDHAGQWVQTTAPISPGNSGGPLVDKLGNVVAINTMTLRIGQSLNFGISCDDIRNALNTGQMYATALNPGTAPVRIASHGDESGGPGRGEPIKVEILPGGLQIFAIEDTTMAKPMLKDLDEVKVVVIGAEREGSGEVLEDVINDYVKKALLPNGVQIVRDEGPLLLVVAIVSGEDLELVGHLMVQDKHSRVPRLMRVWRKAGIMGTLTDTMSRRKRFLGSVHRNVQEFFDDLRDSIAAAKADPDSDSDDKEDDNKPDDANTQ